A region of Marnyiella aurantia DNA encodes the following proteins:
- a CDS encoding Crp/Fnr family transcriptional regulator has protein sequence MDNIEHYLSEVLEIPVADVSMCGSHYTVRNFQKGDLLLSAGEVCRSTYFVEEGLLRMFSTDQNGKEHIIQFAPEKWLMSDRSSLYFNEKSNYYIEAVENSKVLLLTPDFFQNLNLQFPGTIANNDLLLQKHIRNLQNRVNSLLSDTAQERYLDFIKMYPDLMQRVPQWMVASYLGITPESLSRVRKDLVKKSADK, from the coding sequence ATGGACAATATTGAACATTATCTTTCGGAAGTACTGGAGATTCCGGTAGCTGATGTTTCCATGTGTGGATCGCACTATACGGTGCGTAATTTCCAAAAGGGGGATTTGCTCTTAAGTGCGGGTGAGGTTTGCAGGTCCACTTATTTTGTAGAGGAAGGTTTGCTGCGGATGTTTTCCACAGATCAGAACGGTAAGGAACACATCATTCAGTTCGCACCGGAGAAGTGGCTGATGTCCGACCGGAGTTCACTCTATTTCAATGAAAAGTCCAATTATTATATTGAGGCTGTTGAAAATTCGAAAGTGCTGCTGCTGACGCCTGATTTTTTTCAAAACCTCAACCTTCAGTTCCCCGGCACCATTGCGAATAATGACCTTCTGTTACAGAAACACATCCGTAACCTTCAGAACCGCGTGAACTCTTTGCTTTCTGATACGGCGCAGGAGCGCTATCTGGATTTCATCAAGATGTATCCGGACCTTATGCAGCGCGTACCGCAATGGATGGTGGCATCTTACCTTGGTATTACACCTGAAAGTCTGAGCAGGGTGAGGAAGGATTTGGTGAAAAAGAGTGCTGATAAATAA
- a CDS encoding efflux RND transporter periplasmic adaptor subunit — protein MQNKIILFSLAALAVTACKKTDDKPPQGPKAVSTVQVETRNVTAYSEYPASIQGRVNNEVRAKIQGYITQVLVDEGQYVTKGQPLFRLETNSLSQTAAAANAGIGAARSNVSAAQASVTAAQAGVNAAKVEVDKLRPLVEKNIISSVQLQTAQANLARAQAQLQQAIAAKQQAGAGVSQAQATYQGVRENINYSVIRSPISGVLGKINMRNGSLVGPSDPMPISTVSDTSGLYAYFSMNEREYLDFLKNSYGSSMAEKLKNMPLVELVLANGEVYKEKGRIEAVTGAIDPATGSIQFRVSLPNPDKLLSNGNSGTIRVPRLYDGVLVVPESATYEQQGLVYVYKVEKDTAKSAVIDVTDRAGNMVIIKSGARKGETVVAEGTGGLKSGTPVKPTPVKFDDIVNSIKPIF, from the coding sequence ATGCAGAACAAAATAATACTTTTCAGTCTTGCAGCCCTGGCTGTGACTGCGTGCAAGAAAACCGACGACAAACCGCCACAGGGTCCGAAAGCAGTTTCTACAGTACAGGTAGAAACGCGTAATGTGACCGCCTATTCAGAATATCCGGCCTCCATTCAGGGTCGTGTGAACAATGAGGTGAGAGCGAAGATTCAGGGTTATATAACGCAAGTTCTGGTAGATGAAGGTCAGTATGTAACCAAAGGGCAGCCGCTTTTCCGTCTCGAAACCAATTCATTGAGTCAGACCGCAGCCGCTGCTAATGCCGGAATCGGTGCGGCGCGCTCCAATGTTTCTGCCGCACAAGCCAGTGTGACTGCTGCCCAGGCCGGGGTAAACGCCGCAAAGGTTGAAGTGGACAAACTTCGTCCGCTGGTCGAGAAAAATATTATCAGTTCCGTACAGCTGCAAACCGCACAGGCCAACCTGGCCAGGGCTCAGGCCCAGCTTCAGCAGGCCATCGCCGCCAAGCAGCAGGCCGGTGCCGGTGTTTCTCAGGCGCAGGCTACCTATCAGGGTGTGCGCGAAAACATTAACTATTCTGTAATCCGATCTCCGATTTCGGGTGTGCTGGGCAAAATTAACATGAGAAACGGAAGTCTTGTAGGACCGTCTGACCCGATGCCGATTTCCACAGTTTCGGACACAAGCGGTCTCTACGCTTATTTCTCCATGAACGAAAGAGAATATCTTGACTTTCTGAAAAACTCATATGGTTCGTCAATGGCAGAAAAGCTTAAAAATATGCCGCTGGTGGAACTTGTTCTTGCCAATGGCGAAGTCTACAAGGAAAAAGGCAGGATAGAAGCGGTGACAGGGGCTATTGACCCTGCTACCGGAAGTATTCAGTTCCGTGTGTCGCTTCCTAATCCTGATAAACTGCTGAGCAATGGCAACAGTGGAACCATCCGCGTTCCGCGTCTTTACGACGGTGTTTTGGTAGTTCCGGAGAGTGCCACCTACGAGCAGCAGGGCCTTGTTTATGTGTATAAGGTAGAGAAGGATACTGCTAAATCCGCTGTTATCGATGTTACAGACCGCGCCGGAAATATGGTCATCATTAAAAGTGGTGCCAGAAAAGGTGAAACTGTAGTAGCTGAGGGAACAGGTGGACTGAAATCGGGAACTCCTGTAAAACCAACACCGGTTAAGTTTGACGACATTGTGAATTCGATAAAGCCAATATTCTAA
- a CDS encoding efflux transporter outer membrane subunit: protein MTNILKIKYTVVSLSAALVLTSCVAKQPYDREVLGVNENVFRTDRIAVDSSSIATVSWREIFTDPLLQNHIQKGLDNNLDIRIALQNISIAESYLKQRKAAYQPTLSVGPSYTFQTQSLNTQMGQIAGGTRRYINVLGLAGDVSWDADLWGRLKAEQKAQLAAYLGNVAAHREVKTDLVAAIASAYYQLLTFDEQKRIINETIALRNKNLETTRALKESGILTEVAVQQSEALVFNAQALLLDIDVQISILENTISLLMGEPSQSIARSSIRQQQMPASFPLGYSASLLSNRGDVMQAEARLIQAYELTDAARAEFYPSLRISGSTGLQSIELDKFFSINSIFATVVGSLVQPVLNQRQIRTNYEVSLYNRQIAYLNFRKSLLNAGKEVSDALKVYETQDQFIALKQKEVAAYRNSVNYSQELVNYGMANYLEVLNSSVNALNAELNISNAQYTKLRSAVELYQALGGGWR, encoded by the coding sequence ATGACAAATATTTTAAAAATTAAATATACAGTAGTATCCCTTTCAGCGGCTTTGGTACTGACCTCATGCGTTGCAAAACAACCTTATGACAGGGAAGTTCTGGGTGTGAACGAGAACGTTTTCCGTACAGACCGCATTGCTGTCGACAGTTCCAGTATTGCTACCGTGTCCTGGCGGGAAATCTTTACAGATCCTTTGCTTCAGAATCACATACAGAAAGGTTTGGATAATAACCTGGACATCAGGATCGCTCTTCAAAATATTTCAATTGCCGAATCTTATCTGAAACAGCGCAAGGCTGCTTATCAGCCTACGTTGTCTGTAGGGCCCAGCTACACCTTCCAAACCCAGTCCCTGAATACTCAGATGGGACAGATTGCCGGCGGAACAAGGCGCTATATTAACGTATTAGGACTGGCTGGTGATGTTTCCTGGGATGCGGATTTGTGGGGAAGGCTTAAAGCCGAGCAAAAGGCACAGCTGGCGGCTTATCTGGGAAATGTTGCCGCACACCGCGAAGTTAAGACCGATTTGGTGGCGGCTATCGCATCCGCATACTACCAGTTGCTTACTTTTGATGAGCAAAAGAGGATTATTAACGAAACGATAGCATTGCGAAATAAAAACCTGGAAACTACCAGAGCTCTTAAGGAGTCTGGAATCCTTACAGAGGTTGCTGTTCAGCAAAGTGAAGCGCTGGTGTTTAATGCCCAGGCACTCCTGCTTGATATCGATGTGCAGATTTCAATCCTCGAGAATACGATAAGCCTTCTTATGGGTGAGCCGTCCCAAAGTATTGCCCGCTCCTCCATCAGACAACAGCAAATGCCCGCCAGTTTCCCTCTGGGGTACTCGGCCAGCCTGCTGTCCAACAGGGGAGACGTCATGCAGGCCGAAGCGCGCCTGATCCAGGCTTACGAACTTACAGATGCTGCTCGTGCAGAGTTTTATCCGAGTTTGCGGATATCTGGAAGCACAGGGTTGCAGAGTATTGAACTTGATAAATTTTTCAGTATCAACTCTATTTTTGCTACAGTAGTTGGAAGTCTGGTGCAGCCTGTCCTCAACCAGAGGCAGATCCGGACAAATTATGAGGTCAGTCTTTACAACAGACAGATTGCCTATCTGAATTTCAGAAAATCGCTGCTGAACGCCGGCAAGGAAGTTTCGGACGCACTGAAAGTCTATGAAACCCAGGATCAGTTTATCGCCCTGAAGCAAAAGGAAGTTGCCGCTTACCGCAACTCGGTTAATTATTCTCAGGAACTTGTAAATTACGGAATGGCCAATTATCTGGAAGTGCTGAACTCCAGTGTGAATGCACTTAATGCAGAACTGAACATTTCCAATGCACAGTATACAAAGCTGAGGTCGGCGGTGGAACTGTATCAGGCACTGGGCGGCGGATGGAGATAA
- a CDS encoding transcriptional regulator: protein MPKTLKIDQQIFQNLVTFYSETFNLPPLAAKIYAYLLFDFEKKGISFDEFVEIFCASKSSVSSNISILFTMQLIQDFNKINERKRYFVVNDNFLKLRYTQIIERLSKEIEILDSIQEFRGQSDDKYMVYKELMTTNINNIKNSLSKL, encoded by the coding sequence ATGCCCAAAACCCTGAAGATTGACCAGCAGATTTTCCAGAATCTGGTCACCTTTTACAGCGAAACTTTTAACCTGCCGCCACTTGCGGCCAAGATTTATGCCTACCTGCTCTTCGACTTCGAGAAGAAGGGAATCAGTTTTGATGAGTTCGTTGAGATTTTCTGTGCCAGCAAAAGTTCGGTTTCGTCCAATATCAGCATTCTGTTTACAATGCAGCTCATTCAGGATTTCAATAAAATCAACGAAAGGAAGCGCTATTTTGTGGTCAACGATAACTTCCTGAAGTTGCGCTATACCCAAATCATTGAGCGCCTGAGCAAGGAAATTGAAATTCTGGACAGTATTCAGGAATTCCGCGGGCAAAGTGATGATAAGTATATGGTGTACAAAGAGCTTATGACCACCAACATCAACAATATCAAGAATTCATTAAGCAAACTATAA
- the lat gene encoding L-lysine 6-transaminase produces the protein MNNTIAQQPETTNKVKNTLARHILADGFDFVMDIEKSHGSYIADKRSGTEFLDMFSMFASASIGYNHPYLVQHSDWLGRMAINKPTLADVYSEEYAEFMEVFERVAIPQELQYCFFIEGGTLAVENAMKACFDWKTRKNFEKELTVEGDICIHFRQSFHGRSGYTLSLTNTSDPRKHMYFPKFDWPRIINPYLTFPVTEENLETTIKNEHLALLNIEEAILANPNRVACIIIEPIQAEGGDNHFRDEFFTGLRKLCDENEVLLIFDEVQTGIGITGKMWAFQHFTSKPDIISFGKKAQVCGVLANKEKFDEIPDNVFRESSRINSTFGGNFIDMMRFKLVLEVIEKENLCENARVVGDYLLTGLQDLVAKYPQQLSNARGRGLMCAVDLTDGAQRDAVRDELYRQNLIILGCGDQSLRFRPHLNVTKEEIQLALDKIEDVISQIA, from the coding sequence ATGAACAACACAATCGCTCAACAACCGGAGACTACCAATAAAGTAAAAAACACACTTGCCAGACACATCCTTGCCGACGGCTTCGATTTCGTTATGGATATTGAAAAATCTCATGGTTCCTATATCGCCGACAAACGAAGCGGGACGGAATTCCTGGATATGTTTTCTATGTTCGCCTCAGCATCTATCGGCTATAATCACCCATATCTCGTACAGCATTCCGACTGGCTGGGCAGGATGGCCATTAACAAACCAACACTTGCAGATGTGTATTCCGAAGAATACGCGGAATTTATGGAGGTTTTCGAAAGAGTAGCCATTCCGCAGGAGTTACAGTACTGTTTCTTTATTGAGGGAGGAACTTTGGCGGTAGAGAATGCCATGAAGGCCTGCTTCGACTGGAAAACGCGTAAGAATTTTGAAAAAGAGCTGACTGTTGAAGGTGATATCTGTATCCACTTCCGTCAGTCATTCCATGGACGCAGCGGTTATACGCTCAGTCTGACCAATACCTCAGACCCAAGGAAACATATGTACTTCCCGAAGTTTGACTGGCCCAGAATCATCAATCCTTATTTAACTTTCCCGGTAACGGAGGAAAATCTGGAGACAACAATCAAGAATGAGCACCTGGCGCTTTTGAATATTGAAGAAGCTATTTTGGCAAATCCAAACAGGGTAGCCTGCATCATCATCGAACCCATTCAGGCAGAAGGTGGCGACAACCATTTCCGCGATGAGTTCTTTACAGGTTTAAGAAAACTGTGTGACGAAAACGAGGTACTTTTGATTTTTGATGAAGTGCAAACCGGAATTGGAATCACGGGTAAGATGTGGGCGTTCCAGCATTTTACATCTAAGCCGGATATTATTTCCTTTGGAAAGAAAGCGCAGGTGTGCGGGGTTCTTGCCAATAAGGAGAAGTTTGATGAGATTCCCGACAATGTATTCCGCGAAAGCTCCCGTATTAACTCTACGTTCGGTGGAAACTTCATCGATATGATGCGTTTCAAGCTGGTACTGGAAGTAATTGAAAAAGAAAACCTTTGTGAAAACGCCAGGGTAGTAGGTGATTACCTGCTGACAGGATTGCAGGATCTGGTGGCAAAATATCCGCAGCAACTTTCAAATGCCAGAGGCAGAGGGCTTATGTGTGCCGTTGACCTTACGGATGGTGCGCAGCGCGATGCAGTACGCGACGAACTGTACCGCCAGAACCTGATTATTCTGGGTTGCGGAGACCAGTCACTTCGTTTCCGCCCGCATCTGAACGTAACCAAAGAGGAAATTCAGCTGGCGCTGGATAAAATTGAAGATGTAATCAGTCAAATAGCGTAA
- a CDS encoding sigma-70 family RNA polymerase sigma factor, giving the protein MRQLKITKQVTNRETASLDKYLQEIGKVELITADEEVDLAQKIRAGDRAALEKLIKANLRFVVSVSKQYQNQGLSLPDLINEGNLGLMKAAKRYDETRGFKFISYAVWWIRQSILQALAEQSRIVRLPLNKIGSINKINKAYAHLEQENERPPSPEELAEVLDMSEEDIKESMKNSGRHLSMDAPLVEGEDSNLYDVLRSGESPSPDKDLMLESLQIEIERALQTLTPREADLVRLYFGLNGKHPMTLEEIGETFDLTRERVRQIKEKAIKRLKHNTRSKILKSYLGK; this is encoded by the coding sequence ATGAGACAGTTAAAAATTACCAAGCAGGTTACCAACAGGGAAACCGCGTCACTGGACAAGTATCTTCAGGAAATCGGAAAAGTAGAACTGATTACCGCCGACGAAGAGGTTGATTTAGCACAAAAGATCCGCGCCGGCGACCGTGCCGCACTGGAAAAACTTATTAAGGCCAACCTTCGTTTCGTGGTTTCCGTATCCAAGCAGTACCAAAACCAGGGACTCTCCCTTCCCGACCTTATCAATGAGGGAAACCTGGGATTGATGAAAGCCGCCAAAAGGTACGATGAAACCAGAGGTTTTAAATTTATTTCGTACGCAGTTTGGTGGATCAGACAGTCTATCCTTCAGGCACTGGCAGAGCAGTCCAGGATTGTGAGGCTTCCTCTAAACAAGATTGGTTCCATCAACAAAATCAACAAGGCTTACGCTCACCTGGAGCAGGAGAACGAAAGACCACCATCCCCGGAAGAACTGGCAGAAGTGCTGGATATGAGCGAAGAGGACATTAAGGAATCCATGAAAAACAGCGGAAGACACCTTTCTATGGATGCACCGCTTGTAGAAGGAGAAGATTCCAACCTTTATGATGTATTGAGATCCGGTGAATCGCCAAGTCCGGACAAAGACCTGATGCTGGAATCCCTGCAGATTGAGATTGAAAGAGCTTTACAGACGCTTACTCCAAGAGAGGCAGATCTTGTACGTCTTTATTTCGGTCTGAACGGAAAACATCCGATGACTTTGGAAGAAATCGGCGAAACTTTCGACCTTACAAGAGAGAGAGTCCGTCAGATAAAAGAAAAAGCGATCAAGAGACTTAAGCACAATACCAGAAGTAAGATCCTGAAATCTTATTTGGGTAAATAA
- a CDS encoding efflux RND transporter permease subunit gives MIKKFINRPVLSTVISILIVILGILGLVALPVTQYPDIAPPTVRISANYTGANAQTVMNSVIIPIEEQVNGVEGMDYISSSAGNNGSASIQVFFKQGIDPDIAAVNVQNQVQRALPLLPSEVTRSGVQVNKQQTSALMFLSFYTSNPDLDEVWLQNYMNINIIPAIKRVNGVGDASAFGGKTYSMRIWLDPAKMAAYGLEPSEVSEVISEQSREAAAGQLGENSGSSFQYVITYKGKHDEVEEYENIVVRALGNGEYLRLKDVADIKLDALSYGGIGENNGRRSVSMGIFQTPGSNAQNIIKDIKILLEETEKTLPEGIGYSINFDTNDFLEASISKVITTLIEAFILVFLVVFLFLQDFRSTLIPAIAVPVSIIGTLFFLNLLGYSLNLLTLFALVLAIGIVVDDAIVVVEAVHAKLEQGYTDAKKATVSAMDEITGAIISITLVMAAVFIPVTFLQGPTGVFYQQFGITLIIAILISAVNALTLSPVLCSLFLKPSAHHHKAYSDMNFGQKFFAKFNIGFRAVTNKYGRSFVYLLRHKWITLLIFAAGALTFWWANSTMPTGFIPKEDRGIIFTDIQLPPGSSMERTYNVLKDLQEEARKIPGVQNVTFTASRGFMSGQGSNVGQAFIRLKPFDERGKEDGQDVETITKKLFGLAGNYPDAKIVFFSPPSVPGFGQSDGFSAVLLDKSGGELTELNAVTQEFIGSLMQRPEIQFASTSFNTNYPQYEMVINVPRAKESGVSVNNILSTMQGYIGGIYSSDFTKYGKQFRVMIQALPDNRKSPNNLNGLYVKTNSGAMAPISQFLTLQRSFGPQSIERYNLFTSVSISGSTNPGFSTGDAIKAVQETAGNLPGDYDVEFTGLTKEEMSAGSQTYIIFLLSFIFVYFILAAQYESYILPFAVIISLPLGVIGAYFGQRVFGLENNIYFQIAIIMLIGLLAKNAILIVEFALQRRHHGETLAMSAINAAKARLRPILMTSFAFIFGMLPLVFASGIGSVGNRSIGTGAAMGLLIGTFFGLLAIPVLFVIFQALHERIVPIKEDKVNLSE, from the coding sequence ATGATTAAAAAATTTATAAACAGACCGGTACTTTCCACGGTTATATCCATCCTGATTGTCATCCTCGGTATCCTGGGTCTTGTGGCCCTGCCGGTGACACAGTATCCGGATATCGCGCCGCCAACGGTCCGGATCTCGGCCAATTATACGGGTGCCAATGCGCAAACCGTGATGAACAGTGTAATCATTCCGATAGAAGAGCAGGTGAACGGGGTAGAAGGAATGGATTATATTTCCTCTTCGGCCGGAAACAACGGTTCGGCTTCTATTCAGGTATTTTTTAAACAGGGCATCGACCCGGATATTGCCGCGGTTAACGTGCAGAATCAGGTGCAGCGGGCTTTGCCTTTGCTGCCTTCCGAGGTTACACGTTCGGGTGTGCAGGTGAACAAACAACAGACCAGTGCGCTGATGTTCCTTTCCTTTTATACCTCCAATCCCGATCTGGATGAGGTATGGCTGCAGAATTATATGAACATCAACATTATTCCGGCCATAAAAAGGGTCAATGGTGTTGGTGATGCTTCGGCTTTTGGCGGAAAAACCTATTCCATGAGAATCTGGCTGGATCCTGCTAAAATGGCGGCCTATGGATTGGAGCCCTCAGAAGTTTCAGAAGTCATCAGTGAGCAGTCACGTGAGGCAGCTGCCGGACAGTTGGGCGAAAACAGCGGGAGCTCCTTCCAGTACGTAATTACCTACAAAGGAAAACATGACGAGGTGGAAGAGTATGAAAACATTGTGGTACGTGCTCTGGGCAACGGTGAATATCTTAGGCTGAAAGATGTAGCCGATATTAAACTGGATGCGCTTTCCTACGGCGGTATTGGCGAAAATAACGGCCGACGTTCGGTAAGTATGGGTATTTTCCAGACTCCGGGCTCCAATGCTCAGAATATCATTAAGGACATTAAAATCTTACTCGAGGAAACCGAAAAAACACTTCCCGAAGGCATTGGCTACAGCATTAACTTTGATACCAATGACTTCCTGGAGGCCTCCATCAGTAAAGTAATCACAACGCTTATTGAAGCCTTTATTCTGGTATTTCTGGTAGTATTTCTTTTTTTGCAGGATTTCCGTTCAACCTTGATTCCGGCCATTGCGGTACCTGTGTCCATTATCGGAACTTTATTTTTCCTGAATTTACTGGGCTATTCGCTGAACCTGCTTACGCTCTTTGCACTCGTTCTCGCTATCGGTATTGTGGTGGATGATGCCATTGTGGTAGTGGAAGCCGTTCACGCGAAACTGGAACAGGGATATACCGATGCGAAGAAGGCAACTGTTTCGGCCATGGACGAGATTACCGGTGCTATTATTTCCATCACGCTGGTTATGGCGGCGGTATTTATTCCGGTTACATTCCTGCAGGGACCCACAGGGGTTTTCTATCAGCAGTTCGGTATCACGCTTATCATTGCAATCCTGATTTCTGCAGTAAACGCTTTAACGTTAAGTCCGGTTTTATGTTCCCTTTTCCTTAAGCCGTCGGCACATCATCATAAAGCTTACTCTGACATGAATTTCGGGCAGAAGTTCTTCGCGAAATTCAATATTGGTTTCCGCGCGGTGACAAATAAGTATGGCCGGTCCTTCGTATACCTGCTGCGCCATAAGTGGATTACCCTGCTTATATTTGCCGCCGGTGCCCTGACATTCTGGTGGGCCAATTCCACAATGCCTACAGGGTTTATTCCGAAGGAAGACCGTGGGATTATCTTTACCGATATCCAGTTGCCTCCGGGTTCCTCCATGGAGCGTACCTACAATGTGCTGAAGGATCTGCAGGAAGAAGCGCGGAAAATTCCCGGTGTTCAGAATGTAACTTTTACAGCCAGCCGTGGATTTATGTCAGGACAGGGTTCCAATGTAGGGCAGGCTTTTATAAGACTTAAACCTTTTGACGAAAGAGGTAAAGAAGACGGTCAGGATGTAGAAACTATTACCAAAAAACTTTTTGGTTTGGCTGGAAATTATCCGGATGCTAAAATCGTATTTTTCTCACCACCAAGTGTTCCCGGCTTCGGTCAAAGCGACGGTTTCTCGGCAGTGCTGCTGGATAAATCAGGTGGAGAATTAACAGAGCTTAATGCGGTGACTCAGGAATTCATAGGTTCACTTATGCAGAGACCGGAAATTCAGTTTGCCTCTACAAGTTTTAATACGAATTATCCACAATACGAAATGGTGATCAACGTGCCGCGTGCCAAGGAAAGTGGTGTATCAGTAAATAATATCCTGAGTACCATGCAGGGTTATATCGGTGGGATTTATTCTTCTGACTTTACCAAATACGGTAAGCAGTTCCGGGTAATGATACAGGCGCTTCCGGACAACAGGAAATCTCCGAACAACCTGAACGGACTGTATGTAAAGACCAATAGTGGAGCTATGGCACCTATATCGCAGTTCCTTACACTGCAACGTTCTTTCGGTCCGCAGTCTATTGAGCGCTATAACCTTTTTACCTCTGTAAGTATCAGCGGATCTACCAATCCAGGATTTTCCACGGGAGATGCCATTAAGGCTGTACAGGAAACAGCTGGCAACCTTCCCGGTGATTATGATGTGGAATTTACCGGCCTTACCAAGGAGGAAATGAGTGCCGGGTCTCAAACCTATATCATCTTTCTGCTTAGCTTCATTTTTGTCTATTTCATCCTGGCAGCGCAGTATGAAAGTTATATCCTTCCGTTTGCGGTGATCATCTCATTACCGCTGGGGGTAATTGGAGCCTACTTTGGACAGCGGGTTTTCGGTCTGGAAAACAATATTTATTTCCAGATTGCCATCATCATGCTTATCGGTCTTCTGGCCAAAAATGCAATTCTTATTGTTGAATTTGCCCTGCAGCGCCGTCATCATGGTGAAACTCTTGCCATGTCTGCCATTAATGCAGCGAAAGCCAGGTTAAGACCTATCCTGATGACTTCATTCGCCTTTATTTTTGGGATGCTGCCGCTGGTATTTGCAAGCGGTATCGGATCGGTGGGTAACAGGTCCATCGGAACCGGTGCGGCCATGGGTCTTCTGATTGGGACCTTCTTCGGACTTCTGGCCATTCCCGTGCTTTTTGTAATCTTCCAGGCGCTGCATGAAAGAATAGTTCCTATAAAAGAGGATAAAGTCAACTTAAGCGAATAG
- the amaB gene encoding L-piperidine-6-carboxylate dehydrogenase, with protein MSKTHKDYGIGQSLKNLGISSENIGVSTGTQTFANGDVIESYSPTDGQLIAKIKSGSVEDYETVMAAAKAAFPEFRLMPAPKRGELVRQFGNKLREKKDDLGKLVSYEMGKSLQEGLGEVQEMIDICDFAVGLSRQLHGFTMHSERPLHRMYEQYHPLGVVGVISAFNFPVAVWSWNTALSWICGNVTVWKPSEKVGLCALACQNIIAEVLKENDMPEGISGMIVGDHTIGEKLVADKRTALVSFTGSTRVGRMVGTKVAERFGKSILELGGNNAIIISEHADLDMSIIGAVFGAVGTAGQRCTSTRRLIIHSSVYDEVKNRLVKAYGQLKIGNPLDENNHVGPLIDTDAVSQYMESIEKCKQEGGKFIVEGGVLEGGNYESGCYVKPCIAEVENSFEIVQHETFAPILYIMKYDDLDEAIEMQNDVPQGLSSAIMTQNLCEAELFLSHSGSDCGIANVNIGTSGAEIGGAFGGEKETGGGRESGSDVWKYYMRRQTNTINYSTTLPLAQGIKFDI; from the coding sequence ATGAGTAAAACACATAAGGACTACGGTATTGGGCAGTCCCTGAAGAATTTAGGAATTTCAAGTGAAAATATAGGCGTTTCCACAGGAACGCAAACCTTTGCAAACGGAGATGTCATTGAAAGTTATTCGCCAACGGATGGCCAGCTTATCGCCAAAATTAAATCCGGATCGGTAGAAGATTATGAAACTGTAATGGCTGCCGCCAAAGCTGCTTTTCCGGAGTTCCGGTTAATGCCGGCACCGAAAAGAGGAGAACTTGTAAGACAGTTCGGTAATAAATTAAGAGAGAAAAAAGACGATTTGGGCAAACTCGTTTCCTATGAAATGGGCAAATCCCTTCAGGAAGGTTTAGGCGAGGTTCAGGAAATGATTGATATCTGCGACTTCGCGGTAGGTCTTTCCCGTCAGCTGCATGGCTTTACGATGCACTCCGAAAGACCTTTGCACCGTATGTATGAACAGTATCATCCGCTTGGAGTTGTTGGGGTGATCTCAGCCTTTAACTTCCCGGTAGCTGTGTGGAGCTGGAATACAGCCCTTAGCTGGATCTGCGGTAATGTAACTGTTTGGAAACCGTCTGAGAAAGTTGGCCTTTGCGCTTTAGCCTGCCAGAACATCATTGCTGAGGTTCTGAAAGAAAATGATATGCCTGAAGGGATTTCAGGAATGATCGTTGGCGATCATACGATCGGTGAGAAACTGGTTGCTGATAAAAGAACAGCGCTTGTATCCTTTACCGGCTCTACCCGTGTCGGACGAATGGTAGGAACCAAGGTGGCTGAGCGTTTCGGAAAATCCATCCTGGAACTTGGCGGAAACAATGCCATCATTATCTCCGAACATGCGGATCTGGATATGTCCATCATCGGAGCTGTATTCGGAGCTGTAGGAACTGCCGGGCAGAGATGTACTTCTACAAGAAGACTGATCATTCATTCTTCGGTTTATGACGAGGTTAAAAACCGTCTCGTTAAGGCTTACGGACAGCTTAAAATCGGGAATCCACTGGATGAAAATAACCATGTAGGACCGCTTATTGACACCGATGCGGTTTCACAGTACATGGAATCTATTGAAAAGTGTAAGCAGGAAGGCGGAAAGTTCATCGTGGAAGGCGGTGTGCTGGAAGGCGGTAACTATGAGTCCGGCTGCTACGTAAAGCCATGTATTGCTGAGGTTGAAAACAGTTTTGAAATCGTACAGCACGAAACCTTTGCACCTATCCTTTATATCATGAAATATGATGATCTGGACGAAGCTATTGAAATGCAGAATGATGTTCCGCAGGGACTTAGCTCAGCAATTATGACACAGAATCTTTGCGAAGCCGAACTTTTCCTTTCGCATTCCGGATCAGACTGCGGTATTGCCAATGTAAACATCGGTACTTCCGGTGCTGAGATCGGTGGTGCATTCGGTGGTGAAAAAGAAACAGGCGGCGGACGCGAATCGGGATCTGATGTCTGGAAGTATTATATGAGAAGGCAGACCAACACCATCAATTACAGTACGACTTTGCCGCTGGCTCAGGGTATTAAATTCGATATCTAA